Proteins encoded by one window of Kribbella italica:
- a CDS encoding ATP-binding cassette domain-containing protein, with protein sequence MSEQRESLVRARGLTKAYGAFEAVRGIDLDVVKGEAFGFLGPNGAGKSSTMRMIGAVSPVSGGELRILGMDPATDGPAIRARLGVCPQDDTLDTELSVHENLTVYGRYFGLSRADCRERADELLEFVALTDKAKVKVDELSGGMKRRLTIARSLVSKPDLLLLDEPTTGLDPQARHLLWDKLFRLKQAGVTLIITTHYMDEAEQLCDRLVVMDAGLIAAEGSPYELIRDYSTREVTELRFGPEVMSADHDALAGKVEDLAQRIEVLPDRLLLYTDDGERTVAAVHERGLQPAAVLVRRSTLEDVFLRLTGRTLVD encoded by the coding sequence GTGAGTGAGCAGCGGGAGTCTCTGGTCCGGGCGCGTGGGCTGACGAAGGCGTACGGCGCGTTCGAGGCCGTGCGGGGGATCGACCTGGACGTCGTCAAGGGCGAGGCGTTCGGCTTCCTCGGGCCCAACGGCGCGGGCAAGTCCTCGACGATGCGGATGATCGGGGCGGTCTCGCCGGTCAGCGGCGGCGAGCTGCGGATCCTGGGGATGGACCCGGCGACCGACGGGCCGGCGATCCGGGCGCGGCTCGGGGTCTGCCCGCAGGACGACACCCTCGACACCGAGCTGTCGGTGCACGAGAACCTGACCGTCTACGGCCGGTACTTCGGGCTCAGCAGGGCCGACTGCCGAGAACGGGCCGACGAGCTGCTGGAGTTCGTCGCGCTGACCGACAAGGCGAAGGTCAAGGTCGACGAACTGTCCGGCGGGATGAAGCGGCGGCTGACGATCGCCCGGTCCCTGGTCAGCAAGCCCGACCTGCTGCTGCTCGACGAGCCGACCACCGGGCTGGACCCGCAGGCCCGGCACCTGTTGTGGGACAAGCTGTTCCGGCTCAAGCAGGCCGGCGTCACCCTCATCATCACGACCCACTACATGGACGAGGCCGAGCAGCTCTGCGACCGGCTGGTGGTGATGGACGCCGGACTGATCGCGGCCGAAGGCTCGCCGTACGAGCTGATCCGGGACTACTCGACCCGTGAGGTGACCGAGCTGCGGTTCGGGCCGGAGGTGATGTCGGCCGATCACGACGCGCTGGCCGGCAAGGTCGAGGACCTGGCCCAGCGGATCGAGGTGCTGCCCGACCGGCTGCTGCTCTACACCGACGACGGCGAGCGCACGGTCGCCGCGGTGCACGAGCGCGGGCTGCAGCCGGCCGCCGTACTGGTTCGGCGGTCGACGCTCGAGGACGTGTTCCTGCGGCTGACCGGCCGGACGCTGGTGGACTGA
- a CDS encoding SDR family oxidoreductase codes for MQKIAVVTGGGSGLGREMALALAAAGFQVTVTGRTETKLLETAAAAEEIDAVGDAGVGEVRTAVLDVTDGAAVREFFASLPRIDVLVNNAGTGMPAAPIEEVGEDAWRAVVDTNLTGSFLCAQAAYALMLRQDPSGGRIINNGSLSAHVPRPHAIAYTASKHAITGLTKGLELEGRPHGITAGQIDIGNAATAMTERMEQGALQPDGSTAVEPTFDPRIVADFVARVALLPTSVAVPTLTVMAAGMPYAGRG; via the coding sequence ATGCAGAAGATCGCGGTGGTCACCGGCGGTGGGTCCGGGCTCGGGCGGGAGATGGCGCTCGCGCTCGCCGCGGCCGGGTTCCAGGTGACGGTGACCGGGCGGACCGAGACGAAGCTGCTGGAGACCGCGGCCGCCGCCGAGGAGATCGACGCCGTCGGGGACGCGGGCGTCGGCGAGGTCCGTACGGCGGTCCTGGACGTGACCGACGGCGCGGCCGTCCGCGAGTTCTTCGCGAGCCTGCCCCGGATCGACGTCCTGGTGAACAACGCCGGTACCGGCATGCCGGCCGCGCCGATCGAGGAGGTCGGCGAAGACGCCTGGCGCGCGGTCGTCGACACCAACCTGACCGGCTCGTTCCTGTGCGCGCAGGCGGCGTACGCGCTGATGCTGCGCCAGGACCCTTCCGGTGGCCGCATCATCAACAACGGGTCGTTGTCGGCGCACGTCCCGCGGCCGCACGCGATCGCCTACACGGCGTCCAAGCACGCGATCACCGGGCTGACCAAGGGCCTCGAGCTCGAAGGCCGCCCGCACGGAATCACCGCCGGCCAGATCGACATCGGCAACGCCGCCACCGCGATGACGGAGCGGATGGAGCAGGGCGCGTTGCAGCCGGACGGGTCGACCGCGGTGGAGCCGACGTTCGACCCGAGGATCGTCGCCGACTTCGTCGCGCGGGTGGCGTTGCTGCCGACGTCGGTCGCGGTGCCGACGCTCACGGTGATGGCAGCGGGCATGCCGTACGCCGGCCGCGGCTAG
- a CDS encoding MarR family winged helix-turn-helix transcriptional regulator — MHVNDGYAPQTPVEGVLHAFTRIGRRLKAKQPGDSLDQSAHLVLFVLRCNGALRLSDLANKMELDASTASRHVRSLEQAGLVQRSVDPADGRAFRVELTEQGTAEWEENARRRMALLTQAMEGWSEQDIKNFEQLMTRFADGVANLTDARDDRAWADKGWAAAARLTTEENVESTR, encoded by the coding sequence ATGCATGTAAATGACGGGTACGCCCCGCAGACCCCGGTAGAGGGAGTTCTGCACGCGTTCACCCGGATCGGGCGGCGGCTGAAGGCCAAGCAGCCCGGCGACTCGCTCGACCAGAGCGCCCACCTGGTGCTCTTCGTCCTGCGGTGCAACGGCGCGCTGCGACTGTCCGACCTGGCGAACAAGATGGAGCTCGACGCCTCCACCGCCAGCCGGCACGTCCGGTCGCTGGAGCAGGCAGGCCTGGTGCAGCGCTCGGTCGACCCCGCCGACGGACGCGCCTTCCGGGTCGAGCTGACCGAGCAGGGCACGGCCGAGTGGGAGGAGAACGCCCGCCGCCGGATGGCGTTGCTCACCCAGGCCATGGAGGGCTGGTCCGAGCAGGACATCAAGAATTTCGAGCAGTTGATGACGCGGTTCGCCGACGGCGTCGCGAATCTCACCGACGCACGCGACGACCGGGCCTGGGCCGACAAGGGCTGGGCCGCCGCCGCGCGACTGACCACCGAAGAGAACGTGGAGAGCACCAGATGA
- a CDS encoding MDR family MFS transporter — translation MSTTEPAVTGGAAPDPNTPSYLSHKQILVVLGGLMAGMFLAALDQSIVGTALPQIVSEFNSLDKLSWVVTAYLLTSTASTPLWGKISDLYGRRPLFIAAIVTFLAGSVLAALAQNIEELIGFRAVQGLGAGGLMSLAFATIGDVIPPRERGKYMGYFGAVFGLSSVAGPLLGGLLTDGPGWRWIFWINLPIGLVALGVVAAVLKLPHVKRSHKIDYLGASVVTGAVTTLLLAVSWSGPSNGWGSATTIGLLVAAVVLAVAFVFVELRVSEPIIPMDLFKGRIFSGYAGFAFLLGFAMFGALIFLPLYLQAVKDMSPTRSGLALLPMILGIFSASIPSGQLMSKTGRYKIYPIISAVLVGVAMLMLSTLSLDTPYWQLAIYMFVMGSGLGLSMQITVTAAQNSVPRQHMGTATSSMTFFRSMGGAIGTAVYGAVLTSRLTEHLGDIVPSSAQNMVGQLAKAANSVDALHALKEPMQGWALHGLVEAMGDVFLVSLPFLAIALVIAIITPEQRLAGRDETPKDGEEPNLEASAAAMH, via the coding sequence ATGAGCACCACCGAGCCCGCCGTCACCGGCGGCGCCGCGCCTGATCCGAACACCCCGAGCTACCTGTCCCACAAGCAGATCCTGGTCGTGCTCGGCGGCCTGATGGCCGGCATGTTCCTGGCAGCGCTCGACCAGAGCATCGTCGGGACCGCGCTGCCGCAGATCGTCAGCGAGTTCAACAGCCTGGACAAGCTGTCCTGGGTGGTCACCGCCTACCTGCTGACCTCGACCGCCTCGACGCCGCTGTGGGGCAAGATCTCCGACCTGTACGGCCGCCGCCCGCTGTTCATCGCGGCGATCGTCACCTTCCTGGCCGGCTCCGTGCTGGCCGCGCTGGCGCAGAACATCGAGGAACTGATCGGCTTCCGCGCCGTCCAGGGCCTGGGCGCCGGCGGTCTGATGTCGCTGGCCTTCGCCACCATCGGCGACGTGATCCCGCCGCGTGAGCGCGGCAAGTACATGGGGTACTTCGGTGCCGTCTTCGGCCTGTCCTCGGTGGCCGGCCCGCTGCTCGGCGGCCTGCTCACCGACGGTCCCGGCTGGCGCTGGATCTTCTGGATCAACCTGCCGATCGGCCTGGTCGCCCTGGGCGTCGTCGCCGCCGTACTGAAGCTGCCGCACGTGAAGCGCTCGCACAAGATCGACTACCTCGGCGCCTCCGTGGTCACCGGTGCGGTCACCACCCTGCTGCTGGCCGTCTCCTGGAGCGGCCCGAGCAACGGCTGGGGCTCGGCCACCACGATCGGCCTGCTGGTCGCCGCGGTCGTGCTCGCCGTCGCCTTCGTCTTCGTCGAGCTGCGGGTCTCCGAGCCGATCATCCCGATGGACCTGTTCAAGGGCCGGATCTTCTCCGGGTACGCCGGGTTCGCGTTCCTGCTCGGCTTCGCGATGTTCGGCGCGCTGATCTTCCTGCCGCTGTACCTGCAGGCGGTCAAGGACATGTCGCCGACCCGGTCGGGCCTGGCGCTGCTGCCGATGATCCTCGGCATCTTCAGCGCCTCGATCCCCAGCGGCCAGCTGATGAGCAAGACCGGCCGCTACAAGATCTACCCGATCATCTCGGCCGTCCTGGTCGGCGTCGCGATGCTGATGCTGTCCACGCTGAGCCTCGACACGCCGTACTGGCAGCTCGCGATCTACATGTTCGTGATGGGTTCCGGGCTGGGGCTGTCGATGCAGATCACCGTCACCGCGGCGCAGAACAGCGTGCCCCGGCAGCACATGGGCACGGCGACCTCGTCGATGACGTTCTTCCGCTCGATGGGTGGCGCGATCGGTACGGCCGTGTACGGCGCGGTGCTGACCAGCCGGCTCACCGAGCACCTGGGCGACATCGTCCCGAGCTCCGCCCAGAACATGGTCGGCCAGCTCGCCAAGGCGGCCAACAGCGTCGACGCGCTGCACGCGCTGAAGGAGCCGATGCAGGGCTGGGCGCTGCACGGCCTGGTCGAGGCGATGGGCGACGTGTTCCTGGTCTCCCTGCCGTTCCTGGCGATCGCCCTGGTGATCGCGATCATCACCCCGGAGCAGCGCCTGGCCGGCCGCGACGAGACCCCGAAGGACGGCGAGGAGCCGAACCTCGAGGCCTCCGCCGCCGCCATGCACTGA
- a CDS encoding AI-2E family transporter: MSDPEKPEQERSDVPEVGRDAPSPVADNQVAEGTSDTVVPASEDHLVVASSRGPVDTGVTPGMQIASAWAWRFLVVVAAVLVIAYAMRYLSEVVVPVTVGILLTALLIPVTNGLQKLKLARGPAAGITVVFTIVLVAGLLTLVGTQIATQFENLSTQVGEGVQKLRDLARINLNVTDADITDALNRLRDTVMSGGALGQRAAEVGTTATHLVAGLFIALFSLFFFLYQGEQIWAWLVRLFPLQARDKADSSGRKAWVSLTAFVRATIIVAAVDAIGIALGAAILGLPLVSAIGILVFVGAFVPVVGALVSGCVAVLVALVAKGPIVAVIMLAVVIGVQQLEAHVLQPFLLGRAVSVHPLAVILSIATGVIVAGIVGALIAVPTAAVINTIVNHLAGNDVDPEPPRPIPRRPVRRKSAAEGPLADA, translated from the coding sequence ATGAGCGATCCGGAGAAGCCGGAGCAGGAGCGGTCCGACGTGCCGGAGGTCGGGCGGGATGCGCCGAGTCCGGTCGCGGACAACCAGGTTGCCGAGGGGACCAGCGACACCGTCGTGCCGGCCTCCGAGGATCATCTGGTGGTGGCGTCCAGCCGCGGGCCGGTCGACACCGGTGTGACGCCGGGCATGCAGATCGCCAGTGCCTGGGCCTGGCGCTTCCTGGTCGTCGTGGCGGCCGTCCTGGTGATCGCGTACGCGATGCGGTACCTGTCCGAGGTCGTCGTACCGGTGACCGTCGGCATCCTGCTGACCGCCCTGCTGATCCCCGTCACGAACGGGCTGCAGAAGCTGAAGCTCGCGCGCGGGCCGGCGGCCGGTATCACCGTGGTGTTCACGATCGTGCTGGTGGCGGGGCTGCTCACGCTGGTCGGGACGCAGATCGCGACCCAGTTCGAGAACCTGTCGACCCAGGTCGGCGAAGGTGTGCAGAAGCTGCGCGACCTGGCCCGGATCAACCTGAACGTCACCGACGCCGACATCACCGACGCGCTGAACCGGCTGCGCGACACCGTGATGTCCGGCGGCGCGCTCGGGCAGCGGGCCGCCGAGGTCGGGACCACCGCGACGCACCTCGTCGCAGGACTGTTCATCGCGTTGTTCAGCCTGTTCTTCTTCCTGTACCAGGGCGAGCAGATCTGGGCCTGGCTGGTCCGGCTGTTCCCGCTGCAGGCGCGCGACAAGGCCGACTCGTCGGGGCGCAAGGCGTGGGTCTCGCTGACCGCGTTCGTCCGGGCCACGATCATCGTCGCCGCGGTGGACGCGATCGGGATCGCGCTCGGTGCGGCCATTCTCGGGCTGCCGCTGGTCAGCGCGATCGGCATCCTGGTGTTCGTTGGCGCGTTCGTGCCGGTGGTCGGCGCGCTGGTGTCCGGCTGCGTCGCCGTCCTGGTCGCGTTGGTTGCCAAGGGCCCGATCGTCGCGGTGATCATGCTCGCGGTCGTGATCGGTGTCCAGCAGCTGGAGGCGCACGTGCTGCAGCCGTTCCTGCTGGGCCGTGCGGTGAGCGTGCACCCGCTCGCGGTGATCCTGTCGATCGCGACGGGCGTGATCGTCGCCGGGATCGTGGGGGCGCTGATCGCGGTGCCGACGGCCGCGGTGATCAACACGATCGTCAACCACCTGGCCGGCAACGACGTCGATCCCGAACCACCACGCCCGATTCCTCGAAGACCGGTACGGCGGAAGTCCGCGGCCGAGGGGCCGCTCGCCGACGCCTGA